Within the Telopea speciosissima isolate NSW1024214 ecotype Mountain lineage chromosome 4, Tspe_v1, whole genome shotgun sequence genome, the region GAGTTTTAAAGAATGAGATCATATAGTACACTATAGGGCATGCATGCATAAAATTATTGTCAAGAACCCAGTGTACTGTAATTGTCAATACAGAGATTCTATAATTTTGATTGGACCAAGAaaacatttttcaaaaatatatttataaaaataaatattaacaatttatattatattttataatattttaccaaaataccacCCGATCCAGATTTATGTTCAATCTAATAcgtattttctctctccttgataTTCTCCTAATTATAGGAGTGGATTTCATGTTGGACATCTCTTTTGTTCGAACGATCAAACACTATGAATCTAGTACATCGATATATAATCAAGAAGACATCAACTGTTGATGCACCAAATTTCACAATGCATGATTGTACCGGTAAGGATCCCTCATGTCAAGGGACTGACCATAAGCTACATAAGAAATTCTCGAAAGATCCGATTCAGTATACACACAGTCACACAATATGTATACTCACACTAGCTTGTGCCCCAGAATCATCATTCCTAGGTACACAGTGTGACAACCATATAGACAAGATGTCTAATCCCGTTCCTAATCATGAGCAATTTGACTGTTTGCGGTTATAAAACCAAAGGACTACCGTACTTGTTAATAAATCATGTTACAGCAATGGTCATGTGTGCACAACGGGCCccattgtgcacacatggccatTGCTGCGCCACACAATGCGCATAGTAGCGCTGCAGTTACAGCAACGGATAAAGGTCCCTACAATTGGTAGTGTTGGAttctcaaaaaaatatatgggaaaaggcAAGGCACACAGGACACATCTAAAGtgcccaacatgtgtcatcttttctccttcccttttgaAAAAGACCCATTTGCCCTCCTATGTTCAACCCGCCCTATGATTAGTGTACGCAGCTAGCTTACCACAAATTGGCCCCATACCCAAAACCTTCTCGCAAACTTTGTTTTACTgctttgtgattttttttcttttttcctgtgAGCCTTTGTTGTTAACTTTAGTTGAGGTGAAACCTGACATGAGAACATGAAAGAAGGAAAGTCCCTTTGGGACTACCTCTCTGCAACATTTCAACCCCCCATCATCCCTGGCAATGTAGTACAAGTAAATGGGCCATTCCATTAACCTGCTCCCATCACATAGCTTTATACAATTCTACcatatgttattttattttacagcAAAAAAGAAAGCAGAGGTACAAGTAATAATTGAAAAGGGTCCACCCACAGACTCCACACTAGTACACCACCACACCCATCTCTATTCTCTCTATACCTTACTTGTTGCATCAGACTCGTCAAGAACTAGCTACAAACCTTTACACGGCTAGTCTGCCATCACCATGTGGCCGGCTTCAAAGCAAAACTGTTGACAGCTAAAGACCCCATTAAAATGCGATATATATGAAGCTAACAAACACCCTAACACCACCCCTCAGGCCCTCACTCACCATTACAAACATTAATGCATTTACTCTTCTTATATTATAACAGATCAGAGGAGCTTTTATAGTGTTTGCAGAATTCAATCACAAGTAGGGTATCACGGTCTCAGCTTTCTAGCTCTCTCTCAGAGAAAGGTACAAATTCCAAGATATATACATTCTAGAATTGTAATGTTACGTACCAAACTAGAAAAGCCCAGCTGGAAAACTGGAAACTCTAGTCGATCTCtgtggatggatggatggatgatgTGGTAATGTAATTAAAGATAATTGCAATTGCAGACACACAGCATAACAAAACGGTATGTGCTGTGAATGTGTGAGCTTCTCTTTATgaatcttgttttttttattttcttttagtgCCCACATGTTCCCGTAACCGATCTATAGAACTGTaaaagaagaacccaaaagagagagatgggaaagAGTGAGATATGTCCCCCAGATCATTCATCCATGCATGCTCACTTCTTAAAAGACTGTCACCTGcactctcttccttcttctccttcttcccttttaaaGTGAAGAGAGGGAAGTGAAGCAGAatggaacccaaaaaaaaaagtgaagcagaacttctttttttctcctctctctcttttcttctaataataaatagataataatatcatcaaatTCAGGTCTCCCTTCCGGATAGATTCAACATTCCCGGCTCCCCGTTCTCCGTCTGTCCGTCAGGGTGGGGGCAATCATATTAGTTATTTATATACTATTAAAAAATCCAGCAATGAGagaggctctctctctctctctctctctctctctgcaagtGCAAACATATAAGATGTCAGCACAGGAAAATGCAATTCAGGAAGGGATAAGATCAGCCATGGCTGGGAACAGCTCAGAGACTCCAACCACACTAAAATAATCTCATGATCATAATGTTAGaaagaataaaacataaaatcatccaaaaaagaaaacgaTGAGAAACAAGTAGCAGACTCAGCACGCAGGCAAGAAATTGTTCAAACCAAACAAGGGTGGAGACCGGAAGTGTAAAACAAGAAGGGGAGACTAGAGAAGTAGAGAACAGCATCAAATTAATTGAGGAAGTGAGCTCACTGTGGGAAAGGGAGAAAGTGCATTCAATGATTCAATTGCAGGCCGGTAACTCACACCCTCCACCTTCAACATTTCTCTTCCCCTTCGCAGGCTCGTACGCACATTTGTCTCACTCAAGTTAATTTCAGGTTTCCTGGGCTCAAAACCAAAAGGGGAAGTTGGGAGAGAAGTAAATGAGAGGAATTGATCGATGGTAGAGCCCGGAGATGACGACAGATGTGAAACGGAACTGAAAATGCAGTTTTTGCATGCCAAACACGTTAGGGCTTTGGGGTCTCTGCAAGGAAATTGGTGCAAAAAGCAAAACTCACAGAAGCTAGACACAGTGAGTGAGCCTGAGAGGTAAGGATGAGACCAGCAAGAAAAGCTTCAGTATTAAGGCAACACTAACAACTGATATTAATAAACCTTAAAACCCTAGTAGCTAttttcccccctcttttttttttttttatgggtatcAGATTAGGATTAACGTAGCATTCTTATTCATTCTTCGTTTGCAAATCAACCATTAATTAGAgaacaaatagaaaaagaagtcAGAATTGTCTTCTCCATGCGCCCAATaaatagaaggaagaaaatAGCACTTGTTGGTATGAGCAATGGCTCATCCACAATAATCTACTGAAGAAACGATGAAGCTATCCATCGATCCAAACATCATTAGCagcaggaggaggagaaggagagaaaaaaacccataaatagattaaaaaggaaagaagacaagaaaccacaaaaaaaaaaaaaaaaaagaggacgaAGCCCAACTAACATTCATTCATCTCAAGTGAGCAAAGGTAGATAAATTCTTTATAGAATTTCCCGTCCGCctactacttcttcttcttcttcttcttcttcttgttggtACTGGTGTGTAGTGTTGTTCTCCGGCCTTCTTGTTCCTGAAGTAGTGGTTCTAAGTGGGTTACATAAGCTCGATAGTAATGCTTGCAGActatcagaagaagaagaagaagaagaagaagatgcagtTGTTGCTGAGAAGGATTGATGGGGGGTTGGGAATTACTTGAGATTGGATTCAGCAAAACCAGCTAGGGTTTCTTACCCAGAGTGTGTTTGTTGTTGTGCATCCAAACCTTGAGAACGTGGCGCTTAACACATGTCTCGTTACAAAACTGCTGCACGGCGGCATCGTCGTGCTTCTGAATCCTCCACCCTAGCTTCTCCGCGAAAGCCAGCATCTTATCCTTCTGCTCCTGCGTGAACTTCGTTCTGAACCGTTTCTTTgaacccccaccaccaccaccaccgcttcCACCGCTGGGATTCGACATATCCTCCTGGTCCTCCCTGCTATGCCCTCCACCTCCAGACGTCGATGGCAGTGCCAGCTGCCGATGATGTGGCGCCACCGTCAGATATCCCGTCGGTGTACGGTAATAGGGATGAAATTGGGGATGGTAGAGACCTCCGTCCGTTTCTTTGCGATGGAAGTTGCGGTGGCAGTTGCAAGCGGCACATTTTAGGGCGTCGAGGGTTCCCTCCTCTCCTGCAGGCATGAACTCACCACATCCGTCTACGGCGTGGCCACCGATGCCGACGGCGTGATTCTTCAAGCACTCTCGGTACCTGCTCGCTGTTTTCCTCCCGGACGACACAGCCTCCCCAACACCTGCGCTTCCCATTTTAGGTATCGATTTGTTCCCCAGCGATTCGTAGCTCGCCGATACTGCTAATCCCCCCTCTATCTCCTCTTCCTGCTCTTCATGTTCACCGTAAtccatcatttatttttttattttttcctactTATCCCTTCTTTCAATTCCTTCCACTAAACcttcttcactctctctctctctctctc harbors:
- the LOC122657397 gene encoding zinc-finger homeodomain protein 2-like, which encodes MMDYGEHEEQEEEIEGGLAVSASYESLGNKSIPKMGSAGVGEAVSSGRKTASRYRECLKNHAVGIGGHAVDGCGEFMPAGEEGTLDALKCAACNCHRNFHRKETDGGLYHPQFHPYYRTPTGYLTVAPHHRQLALPSTSGGGGHSREDQEDMSNPSGGSGGGGGGGSKKRFRTKFTQEQKDKMLAFAEKLGWRIQKHDDAAVQQFCNETCVKRHVLKVWMHNNKHTLGTRRPENNTTHQYQQEEEEEEEEVVGGREIL